In the genome of Thunnus albacares chromosome 8, fThuAlb1.1, whole genome shotgun sequence, the window TGTCATGCCTCCCTAGTACCatttaaatgtgataaatgaagtgtttttgaaCACCTGCTGGAAAAGCATCTCTAATATAAGCTCTTAGAGCATGTGGCAGGCAAGAGGAGTTTAACAGAGAAGGTCTGAGTTGGTTATagaacattattttttcattcatgtcCAGCATTTTAGTGTGTATGAGTTTTAGTACTGATATCAACAAACCAACTGCAGCATCCTTAATGGCCATTAGTACTGTGTTATAATGGCTGTAGGTGGCCATCACATACATAGTAACAAGATCCAAGAAAACAAGCATGCATTTGGTTTATTATGGCAACTCTGCGCTACATTGTAGCTGGGTAACAGATGAATACACAGTCACAATGCAGTGTCACATATTAGTACTATGGCTCCATCTGTTGGATACACAGTTCTTGCTTAATAAACTCCTGAGACTGTTCTCCCAAGAAAACTCAACACAAACTCCCACAATGTTGTTTGTAATACAGGATGTCTATATGATTGAATGTAATCAGTGGTATGTGGACCACTCAGTGATATGAGTGGGATtggttcatgtttttaaaagaggaTATACAGCTGcacaaattaaaatatgaaaatatggtaaaggttggggttttttttaaaattaggtCCTGTACACTGTAGCTtccatttttgtgtgtgcaataatgcaaaaatatttaagTTGTGATGTGAGAGTAGTTTGACTTGCAGCACATTATTTAAAGTGGACACCACACTACACTGACCTTGGTCCAACTCTGCTTGTGACACATGATATCTAAAGTCTAAGCAGCCAAACAGGAGGAATACACTGATAACAGAGAGTTTGTTGGATCCTTTACTAGCTACTAAAAGCCAatcaaaaaaatttaaaatcattGGGGGGAAAAGGGCTTTTTATTCAGTTAGACGTTTTGAAGAATCCCCCCGAGACAGACCTGTTAGTGGCCCCTACTTCCTGTGCTCTGCTgtgacaggaagacagagagtTGTCCTAACTCACTCATAATACAGCATAATACAGTGCCTGTTGTCTTATCTGAGCCCAGCAAGATTAAAAGCTAGCATGGTCTTTCCTGTGCAGACATAAACCAAACAGTTAAGCTCAAGGTCAAGTTTATCTGTTATTCctaaaatagaaaagaaaaacacagctaaatgaaatattgttaCTCACAGTATCAGAAcatcagacaaaacacaaaacagatcAACACATAAAATATCTGTGTATACTAATGGTATACTCCCTAGTTGGGGAATAATGTtgttatgcattttttttattgttgttgttttttttttttaaagaattctttcctcattttaatattgatgttttcactttgtctgttttcaaaGTGTATGTTTAAATTCACCACAACTGACTGTTAGCACTTACTTCAGCAACTTGCACATCACTGGTGGCCTCCACCCAGTCACTACAGATGAAACTGTGCTTTTAGCTATATCTGgtacaataaatgtattgtgCATTGTCCCTCTttaatacacagtaaatatataaataacaaataaataaatctaaggtgcatgtgcaataaaatattgttaaaattgTAGTGTTTATGgcacaattaaaaaaagataatacaGACTTGGAGCAGGTGTAACCATAAGCTGAGATGTCAAACAAATGTACAATAGCTGATCAGTAAATGGATGTATTGGTGTGTTTGGGTAATGGGATAGTGGTGGAAAGTAGACAAGAGTAAATGGTGAGCCCATTTGTGGGAGGGCCCTATAATTCCTATAATAAAGCCCATGTCTATGCCTATATGTCAGTATGTATATTACTATGACAGAgagtgtttctctctctctcgctgccAGGTGTGAAGGCATGTGCAGATGTCTCCATCTCCACATCTTCACAGCCGGGGGTGTCCACCATAACTTCAGTTACAACCTCCAAATCCACTAGAGGGCGGTGGTGTGTAAACCGTGGTAAGTTGTTCTGCCTGTTCCTGAAACACGGAAGAGGGTTGTGGCTCAGAAACGAACTTTATGCGCCTTATGAGGGTATCGCTTGTGGGGTTTCTACTTTCTTTCTAACaactgaacagttttttttcgGACGCCCGCAAACGCGTGAAGCTCTGACATATCACGCAGAGGCAGGTGAGAGAGTATTTGTCCCgtcggtttttttttttttttttggctgaaatCGAAAGCTAAGTGCGTAGGGCCCGTGAAGTCATGGCTGAGAGTATGGACGAAGACATGGAGGAGACCTTACCTCTCCAGCAGGACCTCACCTGTCCTGTGTGTCAGGGCATCTTCCGGGACCCCGTGTTGCTGCCCTGCACTCACTCCTTCTGTCGTGAGTGCCTGCAGAAGAGCTGGCAATTCAACAAAAAGTGCCCCGTGTGCAGGGAGGAGTTTGAGGAAAGGCAGGCCATAGCCAACCGTGCGCTCAACGACGCATGCGACTCCTTCCTCAAGCAGAGTCACTTGAGGGCGAGCCAGAAACGTCCCAGTGAGGACACCTGTAACCTGCACCTGAAGCCGCTGGAGCTGTACTGTGAGAAGGACGAGGCGCCCGTGTGTGTGGACTGTGTCACCCTCCACAGCACACACAGGCTGCTGCCCCTGAAAGATGGGGCACCACTGTGTAAGGTAAAGTAACCAACTGAGGCTGACATTTGGTATTTTCTTAAGAAAAAGCAATTCTTGGCGGCTGTCACATTAGAGGACAGGTTTACaatttctcaagtctgtctGAAAATAATAGTCAGATACaaatatgaacattgaaaccggttttgctttgctgtaatcattcctcctgttcatactggctattaaaagatcccttcataatgcacttacaagtGATGGGTGGGGggaaaaatccacagtcctcgtttggtgtaaaaatgtatgtaaaagtttatctgaagctgtcaacagtctgagttagtcagattaagtggatatctgccacatgtAGTCTTTTCAGTGCAAAatgtcctctctctgtgtttccctgttgagctgcagtggaaggacaggaactaaaacaggaaattggcactaaaaagactgtaacaatGAAAGACACCACtggtttgactaatttggacggctgaagccttgtattagcttcagacaaacttttaaatacatttttgcacaggaggaggactggattttgtcctccatcacttacattgtaagcacttTTAATGGCCATTATGAACAGGATGGAAAATTATctttttcaggtctgtcttgttttaagacagacctgaaaaaatgtgaacccatcctttaattttaatttacacCGCAGAACAAAAGAACAACATTTCGACTGATAAGGCCTAAATAACTAACACCATACTACCATAACTCATATGTGGACTATGAGGCTATTAATTAGTGTAGGTCCACATTTTCCCTTGAAAGTTATACTAGAGCTTAATTAGTTGGTGACAAAACCAGTCTCCCCATAAGGTCCATTTTGTAAGTGTTCTGgagatggagtttgcccagcTATGAAGTAAATGTAGATgctcaaatttccatttttctagGCACTTAAAAGTCTCAAACATTCATTCAACTGTTTTCAAGTTCCAATATTGAACTTACAATCTcaacttttaagccaacatgagtctcttaaattgctcagaaatatggaaatttgaaatattaaaactgggcaaactccatctgcttaGGAAGATTGTGTGATATGGTAGAAATCTCCAGAACAGCTGCAAAATGGACCTTGGGGTGAGGTTGATTTGTCAGCTACTGTTTCCAAgccaaagtcaagaatgaatAACACATATCAAATATCAGTTGTACTTTGATGGCTCTATTCGTTGTTCCTAACGTTTTTGGCTGATTCAGTGCTGCAGTTCATCCAAGATCATCTTAGATTTGAATTATATCAAATATCCTACATTCCCTACCACCTCTCTGTTTCTATAACATGTGACCTCTGCCTAACCCTCAACACTTATACCACCAGTTATACCTAAACCCTGTTGTTGCATCAAACGCTATTGTTAatctttttgtgctttttgtgcATTATTTTCAATTTCACTTTTTACAACCACAATCATTGTGGCCATTTTACCATGTTCCAAGTTTCTAGGTCATCAGGTATCTTAGTTTTGACTCGTGTTCCACTGAACTAAATCCACTTTTCTTGTCCCACTTTACTCACAAGTCCACAGAAGGCAGGGAAGAAGTATGAAAATTTATTTGAAATCACATAAAGCCTGGTCCATTACCAACTTGATATTGTATTCCAAACTATTACCCGCAATCTCGATGTATTACATTAAGCACGTTGCACTATACACGTTTCAATCCAAACTTATTTGCAGATTCCTCTAGACCCAAGCAGCATGTTTTTAGGGGTCAGGGGTACGTCATTATTGCGTACGCATAATGGAATTACCTTACGGCACAATCTTCTGTcgacaaacacaaaaatatatatatattattgcaTTCAGTCAAGAACACAAAAATTACAAGTATTTACACCTATAGTCCTCAAAATACACTTGGCCTGTACATATACTGTGGATTAACTGTCGCATGAACTCATGCGATTACAACAGAAAAAATTTACCAAATATTAATATGTGCCTAATGGCTCTCACAATAATCATTTCTGTACTCTACCTTAACTGTCTGATTTTCCAGTCTTGTCTCCTCTATGTTTTATCCCAAGACACTTCCTTgtgctcttgtttttttgtttcactcaCGCCTCTTTCACACTACTTTGCTCCCTCTTCATTAccacagtgaaaacacacaggtTGGTGTGATGACTATTTAGATAGGCTTAGACCAACAGGGATGACCTAGGTTCATCCCAGGTCAATGCAGGTCATGTGATTCCTGCTCCTGACCCGGGTTCAACATGGGTCTGACATTGCTTAGCTTTGACTTTAAGATTACTACAGTTACTATAGGATTATTATTGGATTGCCATAACTATATATTCTGTATTGGCAGTGACACCTATAGGCATATTGTAGATTaacatgtcatagcaggaaatGCACAGGTGTAACCAAAAACATCATGACTAAATTGAGTTTATGTGACCCAGTGAGCAATGTCAGAAAGTCAAAATGCCAAGTGGAACAGAGTCATTGTTAGTGTaattatcattaattaattacacctgtgctctCCTCTCATCCACACAGCCTTCATGATTATGAGTATAGGTTTGTTCTGTATAGAATTACACAAGATCTGATATAATTCAGTGGTTTAGCAGCAGTATGTATAGTTGTATTTATAGTTACAGTCTTAGATCATCTATGAATGCCTTATGTGGAAGTGGCTTTACACTCCCTTTACACATCTTTCCACCTTCTTCTCTACACACTGCAGCCTAAGATATTTTGGCATAACACCAGTCACTAAACTATTTTAAGATGACGTTGTTTGCATTTGGTCACTTCATGTTCTGCTTTTTCACCCTGCAGAGGGAGCTGGGCTTCAAAGTCCAGATTTTTGAGAAGAAAGTGGAGTCATACAAGAAAATGACACATAAACTCAGCAACGCAAAGGGATACATCAAGGTAAAGTTACTGACATGTCTCATAGTGTGGATATTGATTTTTACCTCTGTATAATCATTGACCAAGTTTATTATTAGACAAGCTGCACTGTTCCACTGTCCTCTGACATATTCAGTCATCGAACCAGACAGTCCAGGTTTACCCCACTGTCAGTGAACGTTACATATCAAAAGTAGAGACTGAACAATCTGCATGCTGCTGGATATAAGGAAAGAGTTGTTACCTCTAAATGAGTGTTTCAGAATAGTACACATTACACTTGAATTCttcactatttaaaaaaaaaatcaatcaaaatccCTGTAGATGTTTGGGATATGTTTGGTTTTATTGAAGAGAGAGATTTTATCCAAATTCGGTATTTCACAGTACATACATGGCACTCGAGCAACTGGACCTTCCATACAGTACGAAGAGACAGTGCAAGACACACCATAAACTGCACACATCTTATTTCATGTATATGGCCCCATTTTGACCAAAAGTTCTATGTACTTTGGAACCAGAAGAACTAAACCCAGGAACCAAACTTGGAACTAAAAGTCCCTGTTGTGCAatcctgttttcctgtttgcGATGAACAAAGTTGATCGTGCTAATTGGACCCACgatgaattaaaaaaattatgaaacCCAATATTCACACATGAGGAAAAAGCAACACAGATTTGGCCAGTTTGTTCTTTGCATTCACTGCTGCATGAGTTGggtgtaatgaatgaatgaaagggaGAACCGTAGAGGaggaaaattaaactgaaactaagagcaTCTTGTCttcacagtaaatcatctgttgagtgtttgatggttatttatttctgctttagaacgtaaccgccatgaaaaatcaaaaaatatctGTCCTGTATGTGTTGACTCTCTTCTCTGGTTTTACCTAGTATCAAGCTGAGCAGGCTGAGAAACAGATCAAGGCAGAGTTTGAGAGGCTCCACAAGGCACTTGTCACAGAAGAAGTTCTGCGTCTAAAAGCTCTGGCcactgaagaggaggagaagactgCTACCATACAGGAGTTGATTGACAGCACAAAAAAGGATATTACCGCTCTGAAGGAGCTCATTGACAGTCTGAAAAAAGAGATGGGCAACGAGGATCTACCCCTCCTGCGGGTAAGAGAAGGCAGCAGTTATAATGCTACAAGACTTTTAAGACTATAAGTACTACTACTAGTAATACTAAGTTCTATCTTTGATGTTTAAGTGTTGCATTAAACTAATCTCAGTTACTCTTTTATGTTGTAGAATTTCCaggatttaaaaagaaagtaagTAAATGCAGTCGTATTGTGTACTGTAAAGTCTAAATTAGTCTAAATATCCACTGAGAAGTACTTACTTAAAACTTCATTGCCATCTTTGCTCTAGAGCCCAGTGGACTCGGGAAGATCCTCGCCTCTGTGATGACTCTCTTTTAGACATGGGCAAACATGTTGGTGCTTTGAGCTTCAATATCTGGAAGAGCATGCAGGCCCATGTCAAATATTGTGAGTAAATGACACAGTTGGGGTTGGGTATGCCCTGGGAATTTAAATGGTTGGGAGTTTGACCAGTTTATGTTCGTCTGTTTAATATATTTAAGATGCACACGAAAAAAGTATTTTGGATTAGCTGTCAGataatcattaaaaatgtgttgataAAACTGACTTATAAATTGGCACGAAATACTTGAATTCTGCGGCattaatgtgaaaatgatgtttgtgcCTTATTTATCAGTATATGAAACTGTTGCGTCTCTTCCTGTGTGCAGATTCGGTCATGCTAAACCCAAACACAGCCTCTCCATGGCTGTCCTTGAACGCTGACCTGACCAGTGTGAAGGAAAGCGCAGAACGGCTGACCGCCCCTGACAACCCGGAGCGCTTTGATCCTTGCGTCTTTGTCCTGGGTGCTGAAGGTTATACCTCCGGGAAACACAGATGGGATGTCATTGTTGGTGACAACCCCAAGTGGATTGTGGGAGTGTGTAAAGAGTCAGTGGCCCGTAAAAAGAAGTTCACGGTCTCTACGAGCCGTGGAGTGTGGTCCATAGCACTAAGCAAAGGGGTGTACAGCGTCTTAACACCTGAGCGTACGGAGCTGCAGGTGCAACAGCGTCCGGAGAAGATCCGCATCAAGCTAAATTTAGATAAGGGAGAGGTGTCGTTTTGGGATGGGGGAACAGCAAAGCACCTGGTTACTTTGACACACAAGTTTGATGAGAGGATTTTTCCTATTTTTGGCCCTGGGCTCCATAGTACGCCCATGATTCTAGCTCCAGGAAAAATTGCTGTACACACCTCATGATGGGCCATTATCCTGCAGGGTGGTTGTTTAGCTAAAGCTGTTGGATGATAattaccttttctttttttaaataagtttctttataaaagcaaaatagAACTCAACAACAATGTGGCAGTTGAACATAAAAGAATCGTTAATCAAAGTAGAACATTAAAAAGAAGAGTAGAAATCTgccaataaaaaatgaaatgaaacagtaaAATCGGGGGGGATGCTCAGAAAATAGATAAAACAtgttgaataaaacataaatatactAAAATGTGATTAATGAGAGTATATAAAACACAGCATATCAACTTAAAGCTTCACAAAAGTAGGTTTTGTGAAAAGATTGATATGATAAATACGTGTCAATCTCTCAGAAATGAGCATGATTTAAACACTTGATTATATGTTAAAGCCAACTTAAAACATGCAGTCAATTAGTGAAGAAAGGTAGGATATGTATCATGTGGTCTCTTGAGTTGATGAAAACATTAGCTGCGTGATGCATAAGCTAGAGCTGAGAGATAACTTTATAAACACTGACAAAGAGCAGTGAAACGCAAAAATCAAGATAAAGCATGACTGACTTTATCAGtgtcatgaaaataatcagacCAAATGTTTTTGATGTGCCTTAGCTGGAGGAAACATGACTGACCAATGGTCTGTCACTATCCAAAATGAATGCAGACAAGAATGAAAaaccacacacatatataaagaCTGGCAGCATTTCTGATGCCGGTGGCCAATAATGATAAAGTGAATTAAACCATCTCTCTTGATTTATCATGGAGCTGGAGGAAATTTTGTGACATACAACACTTAATATCTGAGaggtgggaaaaaaagacaaagttgcgcgtaaaaatattttttactagTCTATTTACTCGTGTCTTCAGGAACACAGGACTTTTGGAGCTATTACAGCAGCAGCTATCTCTTATGTTTGCATACATTTGATTATGATGATTAGTGATAATGATTCAATTAAGAATCAGTAGAATAGACTGTTTttaccacagactgtatatttaaatatgtatatacaaATTTCCACACTGTGGGATTAATAAATGATTATCGTCTTTGCCATACAGTCTACTCCATACAGTCTACGGTCTTATGCTTGGAAATGTGCTTCAGTTAATCATGATTACTTTTCCATGATTTTGTTGATTCTGCTCAAATACTACtgtctaaaatgttaaatgtatttgtgttgttttattagttttaggATAATTGTACTGGATTTCACTCACTATACACTTCAGTGTGGCCAGCAGGCAGAAAATACTTTGAATTAGGATTTACAGCTACTACAGTTGTGGATATGTAGACatctgaatgtgtttgtgaacattttttaattaaaaataactgaaaatcaAAATTGTCTTGTCTCATTACTGCAATTAGAACAACTTAAAACTGTTCTTGGCTCTAACATTGCATGTGATATTTACTTAGAGAAAAGATGCATTGACAGATAATTAGATTGGATGTAACTAAATGATGTAACAaataatgctttaaaaaaacctcaaagtttttttttttttttttttttagctattcttggtttgatttattttgacaATAGTACATAACTGCCTTCTTGTGGATCAGATCCAGATGTTAAACGTTGTTTCCCTgctccactagatggcagtggTGGGTCGTAACTCGCAGTGCTGTCTGTCTTTTGTGTTGGCAACCACCGGTTACTGCCGCTAGCTGCCATAAACACCAAAACAACGGGCATCTGTTTGTAAGATAGACCGCAGAAATCGCGTCGATGCTGTTAAAGGGCTTCGTTATTTAGCTGGCAGGCCTTTCCTACTATGTAGTAACCGAGTTTTAGAAACATAACTTAATCCGTAATTAATACTACGTAGTGATGAATTACTCTCCGGAATCACTTTATCCTGACAGATTTTGCAGTCACTGACGATTGCGCATCTGGATTTGACTGAGCTTGCTAATGCTAAAGCTAACAAGCTAGCATTAGCCAGTGGTTGCCCTCTGCAGTGATTCCGAATCACTAGCTACCAGCTAATTTAGCTTGTTGTCAGTCTTGAGTAGTCACCGACGACAATTTAGCTCATGTGGTAGCTAGCGATAAAAAAGGGTcgctgaaaatgtaaattaccATGGGGCCAAAGAGACGGGAACTGGTAAGTGTGATAATGCAGAAGTGCAGACCAGCCAGCTAACGGTATTCCGTTAGCTAGTTTAGCTTAGCAGCCTTTTACATTAGCCTTGTTGTGATAGCCTGCGGAGATCCCCTTATTGCTGATACTAGATTGTTTATGCTGTAGCTAGTTGGATGTAAGACACGCAATTAATAAACACTATGTTGGTCTATCTTATGCACGTATATACTTGTGTGAAAACCTTTTGTTTACGGTTTTGTTTGTGGGTTTAGTGCACTGGAAGTGAGCTACTGTAACGGTATGTAGGGCTAGCGATTTCTAACTAGCTCCATCAGCCAGTATTTTTTTACAGGTTGCGTCCCGTTCTGGTTTTGCGTATCAACTATTGTAATTTGAGGCTGTTTATTTCGGCAGTGTGAATGGCGTAGCAGTTTACAGCAGTTCATGTTGACTGAGACTTGAATCTTGCAGTGAGATCGATTAGCTAAGAGACAAGATCATTATGTAAATAGTCGGTAGTGAAGTTGTTTATGGGACCACCATCTGCATGACTCTTTGATCTTCAGTACAAATAATTCCATATATCCTGCTGGACTACTTCCTTTGTCTTGTGTGATAGATCTAGTGTTAGTTCACCTGAAGACTATATGATACTGCTgcattcttatttatttatttatttgttgcatCTATGTGTCTGTTAGGACTCACATCCAAATGATTCAATttacttttttctctccatcattCAGGCTGTGCCAGTGATGGCCTCACCCCTCCCCGTCTCCTTCATCCTGGTGGTTCTGCTCTTTGCTGAGTCACCTGTGTGCCATGCAGGGGACTGCAAGGGCCACAGGCAGGTGTTGAGGGGACCACCAGGCTACGTCACAGATGGACCAGGAAACTACTCTGTCAATGGGAACTGCGAGTGGCTAATCAAAGGTATTATGAACAAAGATAATGTCTTTTGTACAGGAAAACTGTTGATTATACAAGTTACCTTGTAAGCTATAAATTGTTAGTTTCATAGCAGAAGTGAGTACAAGTTTAAAACTAATCACACTTCTTAATTTCCCACCTCTTTTATATCTTCCAGCTCCCAGCAACAGTCATCGCATTGTCTTGAATTTCACCTTCATGGACACAGAGTGTACCTATGATTACCTGTTTGTGTATGATGGAGACTCCTACCAGAGCCCTCTCTTAGCCAGTCTGAGTGGCAACACTCTGCCGCAGCCGATTGAGGCCAAGTCTGGCAAGGTAACCAATTAAGAAATGATGAGTGAAACTCTAGAGCATTCCAAGTATGGTTATGTTTActttgtgttctttttcttcttgttccagATGCTGCTTCATCTCTTTAGTGATGCTAATTACAACCTCCTGGGCTTCAATGCAACCTACACCTTCTCTTTGTGCCCTGGAGCCTGCGGTGGTCATGGCCGCTGTGATTCATCTACATCAAAGTGCCAGTGCCATCAGGGTTGGGGAGGAGCAGCTTGTACAACCCCCCTGTGTTCCCAGGCTTGCTCTGTGCACGGCCAGTGTGACAAGGTAAGAGTAAGGAAGGGGGATGGTtgaatgaacacacaaaacaaagagtCTTAAATGAAAGAGTCACTCATCTCGCAATGAATAAGTCCTGAGACGTCGATCATTGATCTTAAACTATTCTAACTCTCCATGTTTTGTCTCAGAAAGGAGAGCGTTGTCTGTGTAACTCAGGCTTCCTGGGTCACAGCTGCCAGCTTGGTCTCCATGATGACAGCGGGGCGGGGCAATGGTGGCGTGTAAGCGAGGGAAACCCCTACACCCCTCCCAGGACAGGTTCTGCTGGCGTGTATCTGTCCTCCACCGGAGCCATGTACTTGTTTGGCGGTGAGAGTGACACACTTTGCTTTTCTACTGAtgttgttgtgatatttattgAACAGACCCACCGTCCATCCAATTTTTGCAACACACTATTTGTAAGTTAATGGTCATTAAATCTTGTGCAGATTTATTAAATTCTTGTAACACTGATTATAACATGAACAAACACCTGTTTTAGGGGTTGAATTTCAACGAACCTCAGAatgaatttatttgttttagctGCTGTGCTTTATTTGACTTCTTGTCTTATCTGATATCTGTTAGTGTTTTTGACAATTAATGACAACgatctttattattatattattatttttaatattatttatattaatttttccCCCAGGGTTTGACCTGAACAGAGCTCTTGGTGACTTGATCAAGTACAACTTCACATCCAACCAATGGGAAAGCAGGTCTTATGGTCACTCTCCTGTAAGTGGtttgaggacacacacacacacacacacacacacacacacacacacagagtttttgCCTCTGATTTAATCTGATTACTGACCAACTCTGTCTATGTATTATAAGTATTCACAATATTTTTCattcccttccttccttctgttTTGCACTCTTTTCGACTTTCCTATGTTGTTAGGTGGCTCGTCATTCCCACACAGCTGTAGAGTGGATGGGTAACATGGTTATCTTTGGTGGAGAGCTAGCCAACGGCTCATTGGCCAGTGATGTCTGGATGTACCGGCCACTGCAGGATGACTGGCAGCAGCATGGCTTTTCATATTCACGTGGCGCTCCTAAACTGGCCAATCACGCCGCAGCTGTAGTAGACAGTTACCTCTATGTATTTGGTGGTGGGTTTCTCATTATATTTTTACCTTACAGTCTGTGTTTGGGTTGGAATACTTGAGCATTAAATTATTGTCTACGCAGCATCTTACCTTTTCTCCCGCTTTATTTCCCAGGTCGCACTGAAGAGGAtatgttttcctcctctctatTTCGTTTTGGTCTGCACGGCTCTGGACGGTGGGAGATTGTTCAGTCCACCGGTGGGAAGCCCCCGGCAACCGCTGGTCACTCCATGGTGTTCCACAGCCCTTCCAGGACGCTGCTGGTCTACGGAGGCCACAGGCCTACCACTGCCAGGTATACACCCTCTCCTACATGAGCACACTGGATACAATAATACACTCACAGCCAGTAAGAACAGGGTGAGAAGATGAGGACTTTGACATATATCCAAATTTGATACACTTTTATATCTGGTCAGTTGGTGTGTTTGGAGGACTGCAGATgtgacatttctgtgtgttCCTGCATACACAGAGTGAAATGTAAACTTTTTGTCCCATTTGATTAGATCAGATAAAAGTCAAGTGATTCCTGTAGGCAAACTTGTTAAATTAAGCAATCCAGAAAACGATAAAGATAAGAATAGCAGAGGtagaaatgatttaaaataataaaagaagtAGTCATCAATAGAGTATTTTGACTCTaacaa includes:
- the trim35-28 gene encoding tripartite motif containing 35-28 → MAESMDEDMEETLPLQQDLTCPVCQGIFRDPVLLPCTHSFCRECLQKSWQFNKKCPVCREEFEERQAIANRALNDACDSFLKQSHLRASQKRPSEDTCNLHLKPLELYCEKDEAPVCVDCVTLHSTHRLLPLKDGAPLCKRELGFKVQIFEKKVESYKKMTHKLSNAKGYIKYQAEQAEKQIKAEFERLHKALVTEEVLRLKALATEEEEKTATIQELIDSTKKDITALKELIDSLKKEMGNEDLPLLRNFQDLKRKAQWTREDPRLCDDSLLDMGKHVGALSFNIWKSMQAHVKYYSVMLNPNTASPWLSLNADLTSVKESAERLTAPDNPERFDPCVFVLGAEGYTSGKHRWDVIVGDNPKWIVGVCKESVARKKKFTVSTSRGVWSIALSKGVYSVLTPERTELQVQQRPEKIRIKLNLDKGEVSFWDGGTAKHLVTLTHKFDERIFPIFGPGLHSTPMILAPGKIAVHTS